A region of Candidatus Deferrimicrobium sp. DNA encodes the following proteins:
- a CDS encoding heme-binding protein — MRGKAVSVSVLSVMLALILAGSGRGELLLKKNLSLEDAKKAASAAAIEAKKNKWNMAIAVVDDGGQLIYFERTDETQIGSIDIAISKARTAAYFKRPTKALEDAINGGQHAIMSFPNTLPREGGLPIFADGKCIGAIGASGGRSSEDAQVAKAGVDAFK, encoded by the coding sequence ATGAGGGGGAAAGCGGTATCCGTATCCGTTCTTTCCGTTATGCTCGCACTGATTCTCGCCGGTTCAGGGCGGGGAGAGCTTCTGCTGAAAAAGAATCTCTCGCTGGAGGACGCCAAAAAAGCGGCGTCGGCCGCCGCGATCGAGGCAAAAAAGAACAAATGGAACATGGCGATCGCCGTCGTCGACGACGGGGGGCAACTGATCTATTTCGAGCGCACCGACGAGACGCAGATCGGCAGCATCGACATCGCGATCAGTAAAGCCCGGACCGCCGCGTACTTCAAACGGCCGACAAAAGCCCTCGAGGACGCGATCAACGGAGGCCAGCACGCCATCATGTCCTTCCCGAACACGCTTCCGAGGGAGGGTGGCCTGCCGATCTTCGCGGACGGGAAGTGCATCGGTGCCATCGGCGCGAGTGGAGGGAGGTCGTCAGAGGATGCCCAGGTGGCAAAAGCGGGGGTGGATGCCTTTAAATAA